A window of the Lactuca sativa cultivar Salinas chromosome 5, Lsat_Salinas_v11, whole genome shotgun sequence genome harbors these coding sequences:
- the LOC111907279 gene encoding uncharacterized protein LOC111907279 produces the protein MVDTKEKGENPKSNITPEKGVPQSVIPPSSIRINMEDNNEEDEEEYEEEEEDEEEVEYEEEDDESEEEEEEEVEEEKVKKEETNNENAVKEDEKKDKEVKKGEELGEDSKSKEKRASSRDKSTKKSVVNGDNKPESSSRKKGPKRVESMGMVFMCSSKTKTDCFRYKILGLPANKQDQVAKIYKGMRLFLFDVDLRLMYGIFKAAGPGGYNIEPKAFKNEFPSQVRFSVLDDCLPVAEEKFKDVLKENYYTRSKFEGLLKADQVKKLCKLFAVTSKGHNRPKSGLKSRGRTRAVENHRVRSSDERRIRNREDESRDRKKRKIRSREEERRFRPRSRSRSRSRSPPRREKRRYNDYERPPILYERAAPVAVRYLPPPPLPVVSPARSYPYDRPPPYDHRTYHDEMRARDWDRDRERDPYYVYSREGPPNVYALPPEYHIVSREYHHPPTAVQPPPPEYRFSDRVSDYRDVGPPPPEYRSHRTHYRY, from the exons ATGGTTGACACAAAAGAAAAAGGCGAAAACCCAAAATCAAACATAACTCCTGAAAAGGGTGTACCTCAATCAGTTATTCCACCATCGTCTATAAGAA TCAATATGGAAGATAACAATGAAGAGGACGAAGAAGAGtatgaggaggaagaagaagatgaagaggaggTAGAATATGAAGAAGAAGACGATGaatcagaagaagaagaagaagaagaagtagaagaagaaaAGGTGAAGAAAGAAGAAACAAACAATGAAAATGCTGTGAAAGAAGATGAGAAGAAAGATAAAGAAGTAAAAAAAGGTGAGGAATTAGGTGAGGATTCAAAGAGTAAAGAAAAGAGGGCTAGTTCTAGGGACAAGAGCACAAAGAAGAGTGTTGTGAATGGAGATAATAAACCAGAATCATCAAGCAGAAAAAAAGGTCCAAAGAGGGTTGAAAGCATGGGGATGGTGTTCATGTGTAGTTCAAAAACAAAAACAGATTGTTTTCGCTACAAGATTCTTGGACTTCCTGCAAATAAACAAGATCAAGTAGCAAAGATTTATAAAGGAATGAGATTGTTTCTGTTTGATGTTGATCTCAGATTAATGTATGGAATCTTCAAAGCTGCTGGACCCGGTGGTTATAACATTGAACCAAAAGCTTTCAAAAATGAATTCCCATCTCAa GTTCGATTTAGCGTGCTTGATGATTGTTTGCCAGTAGCAGAAGAGAAATTTAAGGATGTCCTTAAAGAAAACTACTACACACGGAGTAAATTTGAAGGCCTCTTGAAAGCCGATCAG GTGAAGAAGCTGTGTAAGCTATTTGCAGTTACATCAAAAGGGCATAATCGTCCTAAATCCGGTTTAAAATCCCGTGGAAGAACACGAGCGGTTGAAAACCATCGAGTTAGATCATCCGATGAAAGACGTATAAGAAACAGGGAAGATGAATCCCGAGACCGGAAAAAACGTAAAATACGCTCTCGAGAGGAAGAAAGACGTTTTCGCCCTCGATCCCGGTCCCGTTCCCGGTCCCGCTCTCCACCGCGTAGAGAAAAAAGACGGTACAACGACTACGAACGGCCGCCCATTTTGTACGAGCGTGCCGCCCCGGTGGCCGTCAGATACCTGCCGCCACCGCCACTTCCGGTGGTGTCTCCAGCGAGGTCATACCCCTATGACAGACCACCACCTTATGACCACCGCACTTACCATGATGAGATGCGGGCCCGGGATTGGGACCGGGACCGGGAGCGGGACCCGTATTATGTGTATAGTAGAGAGGGTCCTCCTAATGTGTATGCTTTACCACCGGAGTACCACATTGTAAGCAGAGAGTACCACCATCCTCCAACTGCAGTGCAGCCGCCACCACCGGAGTATCGGTTTTCTGATCGTGTCTCTGATTACCGTGATGTGGGGCCACCACCACCGGAGTATCGTTCTCATCGGACACATTACAGATATTAG